From a single Hymenobacter sp. YIM 151500-1 genomic region:
- a CDS encoding SDR family oxidoreductase, protein MDFLSQRALVGGSTQGIGRAVAEELARRGATVTLLARDEERLRATAAALPTPAGQEHRFLVANFTQPDTLRQRLHEHLARHPEGFDILVNNTGGPAGGPILDAPAEAFRAAFEQHLICNHLLMQAVVPAMRRQEYGRIINIISTSVKQPLPGLGVSNTIRGAVASWAKTLANELGPLGITVNNVLPGATVTQRHTSLIAAKAAQTGQDVPAIEAAMLRLIPAGRFGQAQEVAAAVAFLASGAASYINGINVPVDGGRTSSL, encoded by the coding sequence ATGGATTTTCTTTCCCAGCGTGCCCTGGTGGGCGGCAGTACGCAAGGCATTGGGCGGGCCGTAGCCGAGGAGCTGGCCCGGCGCGGCGCTACGGTGACGCTGCTGGCCCGCGACGAGGAGCGCCTACGCGCCACGGCTGCCGCCCTGCCCACGCCGGCCGGCCAAGAGCACCGCTTCCTGGTGGCCAATTTTACGCAGCCCGACACACTCCGCCAGCGCCTGCACGAGCACCTCGCGCGCCACCCCGAAGGCTTCGACATTCTGGTAAACAACACCGGCGGCCCGGCTGGTGGGCCTATTCTGGATGCGCCGGCGGAGGCATTTCGGGCGGCGTTTGAGCAGCACCTCATCTGCAACCATCTACTGATGCAGGCCGTGGTGCCGGCCATGCGCCGCCAGGAGTACGGGCGCATTATCAACATTATCAGCACCTCGGTGAAGCAGCCGCTGCCGGGCCTGGGCGTATCCAACACCATTCGGGGGGCGGTGGCCAGCTGGGCCAAGACGCTGGCCAACGAGCTGGGGCCGCTGGGTATTACGGTCAACAACGTGCTGCCCGGCGCCACCGTCACCCAGCGCCACACGTCTCTGATAGCCGCTAAAGCCGCCCAAACCGGCCAGGATGTGCCTGCTATTGAGGCCGCCATGCTGCGTCTGATTCCGGCCGGGCGCTTCGGGCAGGCCCAGGAAGTAGCGGCGGCGGTGGCGTTTCTGGCTTCGGGGGCGGCTTCCTACATCAACGGCATCAACGTGCCCGTGGACGGGGGCCGCACCAGCAGCTTGTAA
- a CDS encoding 3-hydroxyanthranilate 3,4-dioxygenase, with product MPVARPFNFQQWIDEHRHLLKPPVGNQQVFKDNKDFIVMVVGGPNARKDYHVDEGEELFLQLEGDIVVKIIEDGRPVDIEIKAGSMFLLPPGVPHSPRRPAGSVGLVLERYRTPGELDGFQWYCENCGHKLHEEFAEITDIVAQLPPIMNRFWASDELRTCRNCGTYMEAPAKL from the coding sequence ATGCCTGTCGCTCGTCCTTTCAACTTTCAGCAGTGGATAGATGAACACCGTCATTTGCTGAAGCCCCCGGTGGGCAACCAGCAGGTGTTCAAAGACAATAAAGACTTTATCGTGATGGTAGTGGGCGGCCCTAACGCCCGCAAAGACTACCACGTAGACGAAGGCGAGGAGCTATTCCTACAGCTGGAAGGTGACATCGTGGTGAAAATCATCGAAGACGGCCGGCCCGTGGACATTGAAATCAAGGCCGGCAGCATGTTTCTGCTGCCGCCCGGCGTGCCCCACTCCCCGCGCCGCCCGGCCGGCTCGGTGGGCCTGGTGCTGGAGCGGTACCGCACCCCCGGCGAGCTGGACGGCTTTCAGTGGTACTGCGAAAACTGCGGCCACAAGCTCCACGAAGAGTTTGCCGAAATCACCGACATCGTGGCCCAGCTGCCGCCCATCATGAACCGCTTCTGGGCCTCCGACGAGCTGCGGACCTGCCGCAACTGCGGCACCTACATGGAAGCGCCAGCTAAGCTGTAA
- a CDS encoding TonB-dependent receptor: MQQLYPPVLAALLLPQLVAARPAASIEPLPSSYPTATNPETPDLNISGQVLTDEGQPLPGATVFVKGSFIGTSTNREGKFSLGTSFDNGPVTLVFSYVGYETREIKLEAPESMLNVGLSPSAALLNETVVSASRVEEAVLRAPVTIDKVSQRQLETVTNPEIINRLGYLKGVDVNSASLLFTSVSTRGFNTAKSERLVQLIDYADMQLPSLNFSPGNLVGIPELDMESVEIIHGPASALYGSNALSGVVLFNSRDAHVYEGLTARLRGGERNYLDGQLRYAKKLTEKWAFKVNGSYFRARDWEPKNYDAATGSANPAGSSLGYNAVNRYGDLEYTFTPQQQLPGGTSPELYGRTATLPGFTEGELIADDKHTTSYRLQGSVSYLIKQDLKATVEAKRAAGTSTYQNLSRIRAKGVGINQYKAELKSSRGFVRLYSTEDFSGDSYDLVYLGSSLQASPTAEGSPVSYAATYFATYNAAYKQARNAGASPDQALQAAQNAARGAQLSPSDPRFTTLRQQLVNSTDLTRGAKVNFNSFLNDASAQYSFRLPTGTDLVTGAAYREYRLGSDGLLFSDTPGKRLRNYEYGAYAQLTHSLLDNRLRLSAAGRVDEFKNFKPAFSPRVSAVATVGAEKQHNFRISYASAFRSPSQIEQYSQVEGLIRLQGNLGNGYQGYTLVNAAGQRLGTPGAPLSSFEFSVGRLDLERANTYEVGYKGALLPRLYLDVNYFNSRYQDFIGGQAFIGNIDGTRPTLQQLAAGQANNFQAGQSTRLLYAFYNNNQTVRTQGAAAGLTYYALKSLNLSANYSLNVLNRSGLPEDFQTFFNTPKHKYNVGAEGQIGQRLRYNLNYRWVQGHLQETYFATGRIADYSSLDGYVGYTLPKLNTTFQAGATNLLNSNNVQVYGGPQIGRLAYVGLLVNVK; this comes from the coding sequence ATGCAACAACTGTATCCACCCGTGCTGGCGGCGCTGCTGCTGCCTCAGCTGGTAGCAGCCCGCCCGGCAGCTTCAATCGAACCGCTTCCCAGTTCCTACCCTACTGCTACCAATCCTGAAACGCCCGATTTAAATATCAGCGGCCAGGTGCTGACCGATGAAGGACAGCCGCTGCCCGGCGCTACGGTATTCGTGAAGGGCAGCTTTATCGGGACCAGCACCAACCGGGAGGGCAAGTTTTCGCTGGGTACCTCCTTCGACAATGGCCCCGTCACGCTGGTGTTTTCGTACGTGGGCTACGAAACCCGGGAAATCAAGCTCGAAGCACCGGAGTCGATGCTGAACGTGGGCTTGTCGCCGAGCGCGGCCCTGCTCAACGAAACGGTGGTGTCGGCGTCGCGGGTGGAGGAGGCCGTGTTGCGGGCTCCCGTAACCATCGACAAGGTGTCGCAGCGCCAGCTGGAAACCGTCACCAACCCGGAGATTATCAACCGCCTGGGCTACCTGAAGGGCGTCGACGTGAATTCGGCCTCGCTGCTGTTCACCAGCGTGAGCACGCGCGGCTTCAACACGGCCAAGTCGGAGCGCCTGGTGCAGCTCATCGACTACGCCGACATGCAGCTGCCCTCGCTCAACTTCAGCCCCGGCAACCTGGTGGGCATTCCGGAGCTGGACATGGAAAGCGTTGAGATTATTCACGGCCCGGCCTCGGCCCTGTACGGCTCCAACGCCCTGAGCGGGGTGGTGTTGTTTAACTCTCGGGACGCCCACGTGTATGAGGGCCTGACGGCCCGCCTGCGCGGCGGCGAGCGGAACTACCTGGACGGGCAGCTGCGCTACGCCAAAAAGCTTACCGAGAAGTGGGCCTTTAAGGTGAATGGCAGCTACTTCCGGGCCCGCGACTGGGAGCCCAAGAACTACGATGCCGCTACCGGCTCGGCCAACCCGGCTGGCTCGTCGCTGGGCTACAACGCCGTGAACCGCTACGGCGACCTGGAGTACACCTTTACGCCCCAGCAGCAGCTGCCGGGCGGCACCAGCCCCGAGCTGTACGGGCGCACGGCTACCCTGCCGGGCTTCACGGAGGGCGAGTTGATTGCCGACGACAAGCACACCACTTCCTACCGCTTGCAAGGCAGCGTGTCGTACCTGATTAAGCAGGACCTGAAAGCCACCGTGGAAGCCAAGCGCGCGGCCGGCACCTCCACCTACCAGAACTTGTCGCGCATCCGGGCCAAAGGCGTGGGCATTAATCAGTACAAGGCTGAGCTGAAAAGCTCCCGCGGTTTTGTACGCCTGTACTCGACCGAAGACTTCAGCGGCGACTCCTACGACTTGGTCTACCTGGGCAGCTCCCTGCAAGCGTCGCCCACGGCCGAGGGCAGCCCAGTGAGCTACGCTGCCACCTATTTTGCTACCTACAACGCGGCCTACAAGCAGGCCCGTAATGCCGGCGCCAGCCCCGATCAGGCCCTGCAAGCCGCCCAGAACGCGGCCCGCGGCGCCCAGCTTTCGCCCTCCGACCCGCGCTTTACTACCCTGCGCCAGCAGCTCGTCAACAGCACGGACCTGACCCGCGGGGCCAAGGTGAATTTTAATTCGTTTCTGAACGACGCCAGCGCCCAGTACAGCTTCCGCCTGCCCACCGGCACCGACCTGGTGACGGGCGCCGCCTACCGCGAGTACCGCCTGGGCTCCGACGGCCTGCTGTTCTCGGACACGCCGGGCAAGCGCCTGCGCAACTACGAGTACGGCGCCTACGCCCAGCTGACGCACTCCCTGCTCGACAACCGGCTGAGGCTGTCGGCCGCCGGCCGGGTTGATGAGTTCAAGAACTTCAAGCCGGCTTTCTCGCCGCGGGTGTCGGCAGTGGCTACCGTGGGGGCGGAGAAGCAGCACAACTTCCGCATCAGCTACGCCAGCGCCTTCCGCAGCCCGTCGCAGATAGAGCAGTATTCGCAGGTGGAGGGCCTGATTCGGTTGCAGGGCAACCTGGGCAACGGCTACCAGGGCTATACCCTTGTGAATGCCGCCGGGCAGCGCCTGGGCACGCCGGGGGCTCCGCTCAGTTCGTTTGAGTTTAGCGTAGGCCGCCTGGACCTGGAGCGGGCCAATACCTACGAAGTAGGCTACAAAGGCGCTCTGCTCCCGCGCCTGTACCTGGACGTGAACTACTTCAACAGCCGCTATCAGGACTTTATTGGTGGGCAGGCCTTTATCGGCAACATCGACGGCACGCGCCCCACGCTCCAGCAGTTGGCGGCCGGCCAGGCCAACAACTTCCAGGCGGGCCAGTCTACGCGCTTGCTGTATGCGTTCTACAACAACAACCAGACGGTACGCACCCAGGGCGCCGCGGCGGGCCTCACGTACTACGCTCTGAAGAGCCTGAACCTCTCGGCCAACTACTCGCTGAACGTGCTGAACCGCAGCGGCCTGCCGGAGGACTTCCAAACCTTCTTCAACACGCCCAAGCACAAGTATAACGTGGGTGCCGAAGGGCAGATTGGGCAACGTCTGCGCTACAACCTGAACTACCGCTGGGTGCAGGGCCACTTACAGGAAACGTATTTTGCCACCGGCCGCATTGCCGACTACAGCTCCCTGGACGGCTACGTAGGCTACACCCTGCCCAAGCTGAATACCACTTTCCAAGCCGGCGCCACCAACCTGCTGAACAGCAACAACGTGCAGGTGTACGGTGGACCTCAAATCGGCCGCCTGGCGTATGTGGGACTGCTGGTGAACGTGAAGTAA
- a CDS encoding amidohydrolase family protein gives MLQIDIHTHILPERWPDLRERYGYGGFIRLEHHRPCCARMLQDDRFFREIQDNCWDPEVRLREMAPFGAPVQVLSTVPVMFSYWAKPHDTLDLSRLLNDHIADVVRRYPTRFVGLGTLPLQAPDLAVWELERCVQELGLAGVQIGSHVNDWNLDAPELFPVFQAAEALGACVFIHPWDMMAQQKMPKYWLPWLVGMPAESTLALCSLIFGGVLERLPRLRVAVAHGGGTFASTIGRIGHGFEVRPDLCAVDNPVHPREYLGRFWVDSLVHDPRLLDYLVQTLGADKITLGTDYPFPLGETEPGRLIRSMPYPDDVKARMLGQNALDWLGLPAGHPVCGGASG, from the coding sequence GTGCTGCAAATTGATATCCACACCCACATCCTGCCCGAGCGGTGGCCTGATTTGCGGGAGCGGTACGGCTACGGGGGCTTCATTCGGCTGGAGCACCACCGGCCCTGCTGCGCCCGCATGCTACAGGACGACCGGTTTTTCCGCGAAATCCAGGACAACTGCTGGGACCCGGAGGTGCGCCTGCGCGAAATGGCGCCGTTTGGGGCGCCGGTGCAGGTGCTCAGCACGGTGCCGGTCATGTTCAGCTACTGGGCCAAGCCCCATGATACCCTGGACCTGAGCCGCCTGCTCAACGACCATATTGCCGATGTGGTGCGCCGCTACCCCACCCGCTTCGTGGGCCTGGGCACTCTGCCCCTGCAAGCCCCCGACCTGGCCGTGTGGGAGCTGGAGCGGTGCGTGCAGGAGCTGGGCCTGGCCGGTGTGCAGATTGGCTCCCACGTCAACGACTGGAATCTCGATGCGCCCGAGCTGTTTCCGGTGTTTCAGGCGGCCGAGGCGCTGGGCGCCTGCGTGTTCATTCATCCCTGGGACATGATGGCCCAGCAGAAAATGCCCAAGTACTGGCTGCCCTGGCTGGTGGGTATGCCCGCCGAAAGCACCCTGGCGTTGTGCTCCCTCATCTTCGGGGGCGTGCTGGAGCGGCTGCCGCGGCTGCGCGTGGCCGTGGCCCACGGCGGCGGCACGTTTGCCAGCACCATTGGCCGCATCGGGCACGGCTTCGAGGTGCGCCCCGACCTGTGCGCCGTCGACAACCCCGTGCACCCACGCGAGTACCTGGGCCGGTTTTGGGTGGATTCGCTGGTGCACGACCCGCGCCTGCTCGACTACTTGGTGCAGACCCTGGGCGCTGACAAAATCACCCTCGGCACTGACTACCCGTTTCCGCTGGGCGAAACGGAGCCTGGCCGCCTCATCCGCTCCATGCCCTACCCCGACGATGTGAAAGCCCGGATGCTTGGCCAGAACGCCCTGGACTGGCTGGGCTTGCCGGCCGGGCATCCGGTGTGCGGCGGAGCCAGCGGGTGA
- the kynU gene encoding kynureninase: MTAYQPTLDFARQLDAQDPLRSFRQQFHIPPAPNGDAECIYFCGNSLGLQPRTARAAAEQQFRNWQELAVEGHFRGDTPWLHFHKRVQDAAARLVGARPVEVVVMNNLTTNLHLLLISFYQPTPTRYKVLMEGGAFPSDQYALESQVRLRGLSPDDAIVELTPRPGEHTLRTEDILVKIEELGSSLCTVLMGGINYYTGQVYDMAAITQASHAVGARVGFDLAHAAGNIPLHLHDWDVDFACWCSYKYLNSGPGGVAGAFVHERFADQPELLRLAGWWGYDEEQRFQMKKGFRPMRGAAGWQLANAAILTLAVHEAALAVHEAAGGMAALRRKSELLTGYLEFLIRGLGLPASRLEIITPQDPAQRGCQLSLLVHQGGRNLFEHLMAAGIIGDWREPNVIRLAPVPLYNTFEEVFRAGEVLRNWATSRPATEKEKKVTHV, from the coding sequence ATGACTGCCTACCAGCCCACCCTCGACTTTGCCCGCCAGCTTGATGCGCAGGACCCGCTGCGCAGCTTTCGCCAGCAGTTTCATATTCCGCCCGCGCCCAACGGGGACGCCGAGTGCATCTACTTCTGCGGCAACTCCCTGGGCTTGCAGCCGCGCACGGCCCGCGCCGCTGCCGAGCAGCAGTTCCGGAACTGGCAGGAGCTGGCCGTGGAGGGCCACTTCCGGGGCGACACGCCCTGGCTGCACTTCCATAAGCGCGTGCAGGACGCCGCGGCCCGCCTCGTGGGCGCCCGGCCCGTGGAAGTGGTGGTGATGAACAACCTGACCACCAACCTGCACCTGCTGCTGATTTCCTTCTACCAGCCCACGCCCACCCGCTACAAGGTGCTCATGGAAGGCGGCGCCTTCCCTTCCGACCAGTATGCCCTGGAAAGCCAGGTGCGCCTGCGCGGCCTTTCCCCCGACGACGCCATCGTGGAGCTGACGCCCCGGCCCGGCGAGCATACCCTGCGCACCGAAGACATTCTGGTCAAAATCGAGGAGCTGGGCAGCTCGCTGTGCACCGTGCTCATGGGCGGCATCAACTACTACACCGGGCAGGTGTACGACATGGCCGCTATTACGCAGGCCAGCCACGCGGTGGGCGCGCGGGTGGGCTTCGACCTGGCCCACGCTGCCGGCAACATCCCCCTGCACCTGCACGACTGGGACGTGGACTTTGCCTGCTGGTGCTCCTACAAGTACCTGAACTCGGGGCCGGGCGGCGTGGCCGGGGCCTTCGTGCACGAGCGGTTTGCCGACCAGCCTGAGCTGCTGCGCCTGGCCGGCTGGTGGGGCTACGACGAAGAGCAGCGGTTTCAGATGAAGAAGGGCTTCCGGCCCATGCGCGGGGCCGCGGGCTGGCAGCTGGCCAATGCCGCCATCCTGACCCTGGCCGTACACGAGGCCGCCCTGGCCGTGCACGAAGCCGCCGGCGGCATGGCGGCCCTGCGCCGTAAAAGCGAGCTGCTGACCGGCTACCTGGAGTTTCTGATCCGGGGCCTGGGGCTGCCGGCTTCCCGGCTCGAAATCATCACGCCCCAGGACCCGGCCCAGCGCGGCTGCCAGCTCTCGTTGCTGGTGCACCAGGGCGGACGCAACCTGTTCGAGCACCTGATGGCGGCCGGCATCATCGGCGACTGGCGCGAGCCCAACGTCATCCGGCTGGCGCCGGTGCCGCTTTACAACACCTTCGAGGAAGTGTTTCGGGCGGGGGAAGTGCTGCGCAACTGGGCTACCAGCCGCCCGGCAACTGAAAAAGAGAAAAAGGTGACGCACGTATAG
- a CDS encoding alpha-ketoglutarate-dependent dioxygenase AlkB family protein, giving the protein MPFTAVPLPQAELLLDQQFVPAPAAAQLLTTLTAAVAWRQEPIRLFGREVMQPRLTAWYGDAGATYRYSGLHLEPRPWLPELHQLRQRLEAATNTRFNSVLLNLYRSGQDSMGWHADDEPELGPEPVIASLTLGATRTFRLKPRHPQLVQHAPLSLELTAGSLLVMRGPTQQHWLHALPKTARPVGPRLNLTFRQIVR; this is encoded by the coding sequence ATGCCTTTCACTGCTGTGCCACTTCCCCAGGCCGAGTTGCTGCTGGACCAGCAGTTTGTGCCGGCCCCGGCAGCCGCGCAGCTACTTACCACGCTTACGGCTGCCGTGGCTTGGCGGCAGGAGCCTATCCGGCTGTTTGGCCGGGAGGTGATGCAGCCCCGCCTCACCGCCTGGTACGGCGACGCCGGCGCCACCTACCGCTACTCCGGTCTGCACCTGGAGCCTCGGCCGTGGCTGCCCGAGCTGCACCAGCTCCGCCAGCGCCTGGAAGCCGCCACCAACACCCGCTTCAACAGCGTGCTGCTCAACCTCTACCGCTCCGGCCAGGACAGCATGGGCTGGCACGCCGACGATGAGCCCGAGCTAGGCCCCGAGCCCGTTATTGCCTCGCTCACGCTGGGCGCCACGCGCACGTTTCGCCTCAAGCCCCGCCATCCGCAGCTCGTTCAGCACGCACCCCTCAGTCTGGAGCTGACGGCTGGCAGTTTGCTGGTTATGCGCGGGCCCACCCAGCAGCACTGGCTACACGCCCTGCCCAAAACCGCCCGCCCCGTCGGCCCCCGCCTCAATCTTACTTTTCGTCAGATTGTGAGATAG